Sequence from the Symbiopectobacterium purcellii genome:
TCCCGTTAAGTACAATCACTGGATAATCCTGCGTCACTCCTCTAGAGTGAACGCGCTTGGAATGTCACACCTGCCGGAGAAGAAAGAGAATGACCCCCACGTTGAGTCGCGAAGCGGCGCTGGTTCATGAAGCGTTGCTGGCGCGCGGTCTGGAAACCCCGCTGCGCGGCGCGCTGCTGGATGCCGCCACTCGCAAGGCACGCATCGCCGAACACATGACCGAAATCATGAATCTGCTGAGCCTCGATCTGCAAGATGACAGTTTGGCCGAAACCCCCCATCGCATCGCAAAAATGTATGTGGATGAAATTTTCGCCGGGCTGGACTATGCCAATTTCCCTAAAATCACCATCATTGAAAACAAAATGAAAGTGGATGAAATGGTGACGGTGCGAGATATCACACTGACCAGCACCTGCGAGCACCATTTTGTT
This genomic interval carries:
- the folE gene encoding GTP cyclohydrolase I FolE, coding for MTPTLSREAALVHEALLARGLETPLRGALLDAATRKARIAEHMTEIMNLLSLDLQDDSLAETPHRIAKMYVDEIFAGLDYANFPKITIIENKMKVDEMVTVRDITLTSTCEHHFVTIDGKATVAYIPKEGVIGLSKINRIVQFFAQRPQVQERLTQQILVALQTLLGTSNVAVSIDAVHYCVKARGICDATSATTTTSLGGLFKSSQNTRQEFLRAVRHHQH